One Panicum virgatum strain AP13 chromosome 9K, P.virgatum_v5, whole genome shotgun sequence genomic region harbors:
- the LOC120648661 gene encoding uncharacterized protein LOC120648661, translating into MAAAVAVDAAGSSATCRWVLTTTAGCTSYGELHCYGRVDFPKQGVVRQGHVGMLQLATCNLQEASIRIQMLESSLGRGRAGPLSNTRSATASRTFTVGLLYRPYSWQWRRPSLKAIRSSELLNQCVVPLTIGVAIESVTASSAPLPSFSPAWTARVSSEARLVLGG; encoded by the exons atggcggcggcggtcgcggtGGACGCCGCGGGCAGCAGCGCCACCTGCAGGTGGGTCTTGACCACCACGGCCGG TTGCACGAGCTACGGCGAGCTTCACTGCTACGGCCGCGTTGATTTCCCAAAGCAAGGGGTAGTGCGACAGGGGCATGTTGGCatgttgcaacttgcaactTGCAACTTGCAAGAAGCTAGCATCCGCATCCAGATGCTGGAGTCGTCGCTGGGGCGTGGCCGCGCTGGTCCACTAAGCAACACGCGCTCCGCGACGGCCTCCAGGACTTTCACCGTCGGGTTGCTGTACCGGCCGTACTCGTGGCAGTGGCGCCGGCCTTCCTTGAAGGCGATCAGGTCCTCGGAGCTCTTGAACCAGTGCGTTGTCCCGCTCACAATTGGCGTCGCGATCGAGTCCGTGACGGCCTCATCCGCGCCCTTGCCAAGCTTCTCCCCAGCGTGGACGGCTAGAGTCTCGTCGGAGGCGCGTCTTGTCTTGGGAGGCTGA
- the LOC120651132 gene encoding solute carrier family 25 member 44-like: protein MSFSSVRAAGHGGEVEEARAMPAEVSWEMLDKSRFFVLGAALFSGVSAALYPAVVLKTRLQVAPPPQAAAAAAAAAILRRDGPRGFYRGFGVSLAGTVPARAVYMAALETTKSAVGSAALRLGVAEPAANAAASAAGGVSAAVAAQVVWTPVDVVSQRLMVQTAPAAAAHYRGGADAFRKILLADGVRGLYRGFGVSVLTYAPSSAAWWASYATAQRLLWRAVDPAHHDSRGAAMAVQGASAAAAGGAAALVTMPLDTVKTRLQVMGAGARAPTLAAAARDLVRVGGWAACYRGLGPRWASMSLSSATMVTAYEFLKRLSAKEGSL, encoded by the coding sequence ATGAGCTTTAGCTCCGTGAGAGCTGCAGGGCATGGAGGCGAAGTGGAGGAGGCGCGGGCCATGCCGGCGGAGGTGAGCTGGGAGATGCTCGACAAGTCGCGCTTTTTCGTACTCGGCGCCGCGCTCTTCTCCGGCGTCTCCGCGGCGCTCTACCCGGCCGTCGTCCTCAAGACGCGCCTCcaggtcgcgccgccgccgcaggccgcggccgcagccgccgcggcggctATACTCCGGCGCGACGGGCCCCGGGGGTTCTACCGCGGCTTCGGCGTGTCCCTCGCAGGCACGGTACCCGCCCGCGCGGTCTACATGGCGGCGCTCGAGACCACCAAGAGCGCCGTGGGCTCCGccgcgctccgcctcggcgtcgCGGAACCGGCGGCCAacgcggcggcctcggccgcgggcggcgtctccgccgccgtcgcggcacaGGTCGTCTGGACGCCCGTCGACGTCGTCAGCCAGCGCCTCATGGTTCAGactgctccagccgccgccgcccactacCGCGGTGGCGCCGACGCGTTCCGGAAGATCCTGCTCGCGGACGGCGTGCGCGGCCTGTACCGCGGCTTCGGCGTCTCGGTGCTCACCTACGCGCCCTCCAGCGCCGCGTGGTGGGCCTCCTACGCGACGGCGCAGCGGCTCCTCTGGCGCGCGGTCGACCCCGCGCACCACGACAGCCGCGGGGCCGCGATGGCCGTGCAgggcgcgagcgccgccgcggcggggggcGCGGCCGCGCTGGTGACCATGCCGCTGGACACCGTGAAGACGCGCCTGCAGGTGATGGGCGCCGGGGCCCGAGCGCCGAcgctcgcggccgcggcgcgcgacCTAGTGCGCGTGGGAGGGTGGGCCGCGTGCTACCGCGGGCTCGGGCCGAGGTGGGCATCCATGTCGCTGTCATCAGCCACCATGGTCACCGCCTACGAGTTCTTGAAGCGGCTCTCGGCCAAGGAAGGCTCCCTCTGA